One genomic segment of Burkholderia pyrrocinia includes these proteins:
- the parC gene encoding DNA topoisomerase IV subunit A, whose translation MDDNTSDLFASPDAPESDALTLGNYAEQAYLSYAVSVVKSRALPDVCDGQKPVQRRILFAMNEMGLGPDAKPVKSARVVGDVLGKYHPHGDQSAYDALVRLAQDFSLRYPLIDGQGNFGSRDGDGAAAMRYTEARLTPIAKLLLDEIDQGTVDFMPNYDGSFDEPKTLPSRMPFVLLNGASGIAVGLATEIPSHNLREVAAAAVSLIRNPKLTHAELMNLIPGPDFPGGGQIISSDTEIAAAYETGRGSLKVRARWKIEDLARGQWQLVVTELPPSTSGQKVLEEIEELTNPKLKLGKKTLTPEQLNTKKAMLDLLDAVRDESGKEAAVRLVFEPKSRTIDQTEFVNTLLAYTSLESNATLNLVMIGADGRPGQKGLLTILDEWVKFRQLTMTRRTRHRLAKVDDRIHILEGRMIVFLNIDEVIRIIRESDEPKSALMSAFGLSERQAEDILEIRLRQLARLEKIKIEKELEALRDEKAKLEELLANESAMKRLMIKEIEADAKQYGDDRRTLIQQEKRATFEAKVVDEPVTVVVSQKGWVRALKGHGLDPAGFTFKAGDHLYAAFQCRTPDRLIAWGSSGRVYSVDVSVLPGGRGDGVPVTSLIELESGSHLMHYYAAPADQQLLLASSNGFGFLAKVGDMVSRVKAGKAFMTIDTGAVPLAPMPVLPNATQVACLSSGGRLLVFGMDEMKTLSGGGRGVILMALDDKETLVQALAIDPAGVVLVGTGRGGKAQDDTLSYAGLAPHIGKRARKGRAPESKLKVVNELRPLLG comes from the coding sequence ATGGACGACAACACTTCCGATCTCTTTGCCAGCCCCGACGCGCCCGAGAGCGACGCGCTGACGCTCGGCAACTACGCGGAGCAGGCGTATCTCAGCTACGCGGTCAGCGTCGTGAAGAGCCGCGCGCTGCCCGACGTGTGCGACGGCCAGAAGCCGGTGCAGCGCCGGATTCTGTTCGCGATGAACGAAATGGGCCTCGGCCCGGACGCGAAGCCGGTGAAGTCGGCGCGCGTGGTCGGCGACGTGCTCGGTAAATACCACCCGCACGGCGACCAGTCGGCGTACGACGCGCTCGTGCGTCTCGCGCAGGATTTCTCGCTGCGCTACCCGCTGATCGACGGGCAGGGCAACTTCGGCTCGCGCGACGGCGACGGCGCGGCGGCAATGCGGTACACCGAAGCGCGGCTCACGCCGATCGCGAAGCTGCTGCTCGACGAGATCGACCAGGGCACGGTCGACTTCATGCCGAACTACGACGGCTCGTTCGACGAACCGAAGACGCTGCCGAGCCGCATGCCGTTCGTGCTGCTGAACGGCGCGTCGGGCATCGCGGTCGGCCTCGCGACGGAAATCCCGTCGCACAACCTGCGCGAAGTCGCGGCCGCGGCGGTCTCGCTGATCCGCAATCCGAAGCTCACGCACGCGGAGCTGATGAACCTGATCCCGGGCCCGGATTTCCCGGGCGGCGGCCAGATCATCTCGAGCGACACCGAAATCGCGGCGGCCTACGAAACGGGCCGCGGCAGCCTGAAGGTGCGCGCACGCTGGAAGATCGAGGATCTCGCGCGCGGCCAGTGGCAACTCGTCGTCACCGAGCTGCCGCCGAGCACGTCGGGCCAGAAGGTGCTCGAGGAAATCGAGGAACTGACCAACCCGAAGCTCAAGCTCGGCAAGAAGACGCTGACGCCCGAGCAGCTCAACACGAAGAAGGCGATGCTCGACCTGCTCGACGCGGTGCGCGACGAGTCGGGCAAGGAAGCGGCGGTGCGGCTCGTGTTCGAGCCGAAGTCGCGCACGATCGACCAGACGGAATTCGTGAATACGCTGCTCGCGTACACGAGCCTCGAATCGAACGCGACGCTGAACCTCGTGATGATCGGCGCCGACGGCCGGCCGGGCCAGAAGGGCCTGCTGACGATCCTCGACGAATGGGTGAAGTTCCGCCAGCTGACGATGACGCGGCGCACGCGCCATCGTCTCGCGAAGGTCGACGACCGCATCCATATCCTCGAAGGGCGGATGATCGTCTTCCTGAACATCGACGAGGTGATCCGCATCATCCGCGAGTCGGACGAGCCGAAGTCGGCGCTGATGAGCGCATTCGGCCTCAGCGAACGGCAGGCCGAGGACATTCTCGAAATCCGCCTGCGCCAGCTCGCGCGGCTCGAGAAGATCAAGATCGAGAAGGAACTCGAAGCGCTGCGCGACGAGAAGGCGAAGCTCGAGGAGCTGCTCGCGAACGAAAGCGCGATGAAGCGGCTGATGATCAAGGAGATCGAGGCCGACGCGAAGCAGTACGGCGACGACCGCCGCACGCTGATCCAGCAGGAAAAGCGCGCGACGTTCGAGGCGAAGGTGGTCGACGAGCCGGTGACGGTCGTCGTGTCGCAGAAGGGCTGGGTGCGCGCGCTGAAGGGCCACGGGCTCGACCCGGCCGGCTTCACGTTCAAGGCCGGCGACCACCTGTACGCGGCGTTCCAGTGCCGCACGCCGGACCGGCTGATCGCGTGGGGCAGCAGCGGCCGCGTGTACTCGGTCGACGTGTCGGTGCTGCCGGGCGGGCGCGGGGACGGCGTGCCGGTCACGTCGCTGATCGAGCTCGAATCGGGCTCGCACCTGATGCACTACTACGCGGCGCCGGCCGACCAGCAACTGCTGCTCGCATCGAGCAACGGCTTCGGCTTCCTCGCGAAGGTCGGCGACATGGTGAGCCGCGTGAAGGCCGGCAAGGCGTTCATGACGATCGATACGGGCGCGGTGCCGCTCGCGCCGATGCCCGTGCTGCCGAACGCGACGCAGGTCGCGTGCCTGTCGAGCGGCGGCCGGCTGCTCGTGTTCGGGATGGACGAGATGAAGACGCTGTCCGGCGGCGGCCGCGGCGTGATCCTGATGGCGCTCGACGACAAGGAAACGCTCGTGCAGGCGCTCGCGATCGATCCGGCGGGCGTCGTGCTGGTCGGCACCGGCCGTGGCGGCAAGGCGCAGGACGACACGCTGTCGTACGCCGGGCTCGCGCCGCATATCGGCAAGCGCGCACGCAAGGGTCGCGCGCCGGAGTCGAAGCTCAAGGTCGTCAACGAGCTGCGTCCGCTGCTCGGCTGA
- the parE gene encoding DNA topoisomerase IV subunit B has translation MSTKKPSAAYSEASIKVLKGLEPVKQRPGMYTRTENPLHIIQEVIDNASDEALGGYGKQITVTLHADQSVSVDDDGRGIPFGMHPEEGVPVVEIVFTRLHAGGKFDKAAGGAYTFSGGLHGVGVSVTNALATRLDVTVWRDGKIAELGFAEGDVVKPLTTQSAGRGEKKSGTRVQVWPNPKYFDSPNLPLGELQRLLRSKAVLLPGVEVVFVNEKTGERQTWKYEDGLRGYLLDEMNGSELLIPLFEGERFADSRSGDDTFAEGEGASWVVAWSEEGSLVRESYVNLIPTPAGGTHESGLRDGLYQAVKSFVELHNLQPKGVKLLAEDVFARVSFVLSAKVLDPQFQGQIKERLNSRDAVKLVSSFSRPALELWLNQHVEHGKKLAELVIKQAQARTRAGQKVEKRKSSGVAVLPGKLTDCETEDIARNELFLVEGDSAGGSAKMGRDKEYQAILPLRGKVLNTWETERDRLFANNEVHDISVAIGVDPHSPDDSVDLSNLRYGKICILSDADVDGSHIQVLLLTLFFKHFPQLIERGHVCVARPPLFRVDAPARGKKAAQKLYALDDGELEAILDKLRKDGVRETQWSISRFKGLGEMSAEQLWDTTMNPDTRRLMPVKLGELDYEATVARMTMLMGKGEAAARRGWLEEKGNDVEADI, from the coding sequence GAAGCATCGATCAAGGTGCTCAAGGGTCTCGAGCCGGTCAAGCAGCGGCCCGGCATGTACACCCGTACCGAGAATCCGCTGCACATCATCCAGGAAGTCATCGACAACGCATCCGACGAGGCGCTCGGCGGCTACGGCAAGCAGATCACGGTCACGCTGCACGCCGATCAGTCGGTATCGGTCGACGACGACGGCCGCGGCATCCCGTTCGGCATGCACCCCGAGGAAGGCGTGCCGGTCGTCGAGATCGTGTTCACGCGCCTGCATGCGGGCGGCAAGTTCGACAAGGCCGCGGGCGGCGCGTATACGTTCTCGGGCGGCCTGCACGGCGTCGGCGTGTCGGTGACGAATGCGCTCGCGACGCGCCTCGACGTGACGGTCTGGCGCGACGGCAAGATCGCCGAGCTCGGCTTCGCCGAAGGCGATGTCGTGAAGCCGCTCACGACGCAGAGCGCGGGCCGCGGCGAGAAGAAATCCGGCACGCGCGTGCAGGTGTGGCCGAATCCGAAGTACTTCGATTCGCCGAACCTGCCGCTCGGCGAACTGCAGCGCCTGCTGCGCTCGAAGGCCGTGCTGCTGCCGGGCGTCGAGGTCGTGTTCGTCAACGAAAAGACCGGCGAGCGCCAGACGTGGAAGTACGAGGACGGCCTGCGCGGCTACCTGCTCGACGAAATGAACGGCAGCGAGCTGCTGATCCCGTTGTTCGAAGGCGAGCGTTTCGCCGATTCGCGCTCGGGCGACGATACCTTTGCCGAGGGCGAGGGCGCATCGTGGGTCGTCGCATGGAGCGAGGAGGGCTCGCTCGTACGCGAGTCGTACGTGAACCTGATCCCGACGCCGGCCGGCGGCACGCACGAGTCGGGCTTGCGCGATGGCCTGTACCAGGCCGTGAAGAGCTTCGTCGAGCTGCACAACCTGCAGCCGAAGGGCGTGAAGCTGCTCGCGGAAGACGTGTTCGCGCGCGTGTCGTTCGTGCTGTCCGCGAAGGTGCTCGATCCGCAGTTCCAGGGGCAGATCAAGGAACGCCTGAACAGCCGCGACGCGGTGAAGCTCGTGTCGTCGTTCTCGCGTCCCGCGCTCGAACTGTGGCTGAACCAGCACGTCGAGCACGGCAAGAAGCTGGCCGAACTCGTGATCAAGCAGGCGCAGGCGCGCACGCGCGCGGGCCAGAAGGTCGAGAAGCGCAAGAGCTCGGGCGTCGCGGTGCTGCCCGGCAAGCTGACCGACTGCGAGACCGAGGACATCGCGCGCAACGAGCTGTTCCTCGTCGAGGGCGACTCGGCGGGCGGCTCCGCGAAGATGGGCCGCGACAAGGAATACCAGGCGATCCTGCCGCTGCGCGGCAAGGTGCTGAATACGTGGGAAACCGAGCGCGACCGCCTGTTCGCGAACAACGAAGTGCACGACATCTCGGTCGCCATCGGTGTCGATCCGCACAGCCCGGATGACAGCGTCGACCTGTCGAACCTGCGCTACGGCAAGATCTGCATCCTGTCGGACGCGGACGTCGACGGCTCGCACATCCAGGTACTGCTGCTCACGCTGTTCTTCAAGCATTTCCCGCAACTGATCGAGCGCGGCCATGTATGCGTCGCGCGGCCGCCGCTGTTCCGCGTCGATGCACCGGCGCGCGGCAAGAAGGCCGCGCAGAAGCTCTACGCGCTCGACGACGGCGAGCTGGAAGCGATCCTCGACAAGCTGCGCAAGGACGGCGTGCGCGAGACCCAGTGGAGCATCAGCCGCTTCAAGGGTCTCGGCGAAATGAGCGCGGAGCAGCTGTGGGACACGACGATGAACCCCGACACGCGCCGCCTGATGCCGGTGAAGCTCGGCGAGCTCGACTACGAGGCGACCGTCGCGCGGATGACGATGCTGATGGGCAAGGGCGAGGCAGCCGCGCGGCGCGGCTGGCTCGAGGAAAAGGGCAACGACGTCGAAGCGGATATCTAG
- a CDS encoding multidrug/biocide efflux PACE transporter produces the protein MKQMNKTVTERLLHALTFELVAIALCAPIGAWLLDMPVSHVGVLTVMVSLIAMAWNMTFNTLFDRFERRAGLTRTLGMRIAHALIFELGLVAMVVPVAAWWLNVSLVEALLLDLGIVLFFLPYTFCFNLAYDALRARWIARRVAVQAG, from the coding sequence ATGAAACAGATGAACAAAACGGTGACGGAACGGTTGCTGCATGCGTTGACGTTCGAGCTGGTCGCGATCGCGCTGTGCGCGCCGATCGGCGCGTGGCTGCTGGACATGCCGGTATCGCACGTCGGCGTGCTGACGGTGATGGTGTCGCTGATCGCGATGGCGTGGAACATGACCTTCAACACGCTGTTCGACCGCTTCGAACGTCGTGCGGGGCTGACGCGCACGCTCGGCATGCGGATCGCGCATGCGCTCATCTTCGAGCTCGGCCTTGTCGCGATGGTGGTGCCGGTTGCCGCGTGGTGGCTGAACGTGAGCCTTGTCGAGGCGCTGCTGCTCGACCTCGGCATCGTGCTGTTCTTCCTGCCGTACACGTTCTGCTTCAACCTCGCGTACGACGCGCTGCGCGCTCGCTGGATCGCACGCAGGGTCGCGGTGCAGGCGGGTTGA
- a CDS encoding CopD family protein: MSHAVAVALFLHLLAVAVWVGGMVFANFCLRPALSDLSPQLRLPLIEGVFGRFFNWVSGSVIVILLSGGFLLVEFGGAHATWSLHAMAGLGVVMMLIFGHIRFALFPRIRRAVQAQNWPDGARAVNAMRLLVVVNLVLGVVTVGAAVLSRGF, from the coding sequence ATGTCCCACGCTGTTGCCGTCGCGCTGTTTCTTCATCTGCTGGCTGTTGCCGTGTGGGTGGGCGGGATGGTCTTTGCGAACTTCTGCCTGCGTCCGGCGCTGTCCGACCTGTCGCCGCAGCTCCGGTTGCCGCTGATCGAAGGCGTGTTCGGCCGCTTCTTCAACTGGGTGTCGGGTTCGGTGATCGTGATCCTGCTGTCCGGCGGCTTCCTGCTCGTGGAATTCGGCGGTGCGCACGCGACGTGGTCGCTGCACGCGATGGCCGGGCTCGGCGTCGTGATGATGCTGATCTTCGGGCACATCCGCTTCGCGCTGTTCCCGCGCATCCGCCGCGCGGTGCAGGCGCAGAACTGGCCGGACGGCGCGCGCGCGGTGAACGCGATGCGCCTGCTCGTCGTCGTGAACCTCGTGCTCGGTGTCGTCACGGTCGGCGCGGCCGTGCTGTCGCGCGGTTTCTGA
- a CDS encoding chromate transporter — MTTVEVEASARVEEAQASLWALFKVVAGISAISWGGLSMMAQLERHYVERLQRIEPHVFGDLVALAWLVPGPVGCNVAVQVGQTLHGRAGAWVAGIASVLPFSILMTLFAIFYRTPFVRSLAAPVLINHFGMVLAALIGVTWVKQLRSLARTRLEQAIAALSTILLSFAHSPIAFVGILFAAFAAGWLTGPLQSDAVDFTLSRRDRNLLVLLGVLVALFAVPLPGDYQAQLLWPRLAGAGMTLFGGGFSALPVLKTLFVSPATGISDHDFTLAFALSPVAPGPLLNVVPFLGYLTDGWVGALLATAALFIPSGFLVVFAQNHLSRLKRHSRFEHGMRLLRAATTGFLVVAVVKILHREPADPIYWLTGAFATLCFTRFRVPVYAVYGAVAVACGVWLWAAAR; from the coding sequence ATGACAACCGTCGAAGTCGAAGCGTCCGCTCGTGTCGAAGAGGCACAGGCATCCCTATGGGCCTTGTTCAAGGTCGTCGCCGGCATTTCGGCGATCTCGTGGGGCGGGCTTTCGATGATGGCGCAGCTCGAACGCCACTACGTCGAACGGCTGCAGCGCATCGAACCGCACGTATTCGGCGATCTCGTCGCGCTTGCCTGGCTCGTGCCGGGCCCCGTCGGGTGCAATGTCGCGGTGCAAGTCGGCCAGACGCTGCACGGCCGTGCCGGCGCATGGGTCGCCGGCATCGCGAGCGTGCTGCCGTTCTCCATCCTGATGACGCTGTTCGCGATCTTCTATCGCACGCCGTTCGTGCGCTCGCTTGCCGCGCCGGTGCTGATCAATCACTTCGGGATGGTGCTCGCCGCGCTGATCGGCGTCACGTGGGTCAAGCAGTTGCGCTCGCTCGCGCGCACGCGGCTCGAACAGGCGATCGCCGCGCTGTCGACGATTCTGCTTTCTTTCGCGCATAGTCCGATCGCTTTCGTCGGGATTCTTTTCGCTGCGTTTGCAGCGGGTTGGCTGACGGGGCCGCTGCAAAGCGACGCGGTCGATTTCACGCTGTCGAGACGCGACCGCAACCTGCTCGTGCTGCTCGGCGTGCTCGTCGCGCTGTTCGCGGTGCCGCTGCCCGGTGATTACCAGGCGCAACTGCTGTGGCCGCGCCTCGCCGGCGCCGGCATGACGCTGTTCGGCGGCGGCTTTTCCGCGCTGCCGGTGCTCAAGACGCTGTTCGTCTCGCCGGCGACGGGTATCTCCGATCATGACTTCACGCTGGCGTTCGCGCTGTCGCCCGTGGCACCGGGGCCGCTGCTGAACGTCGTGCCGTTTCTCGGCTACCTGACCGACGGCTGGGTCGGCGCGCTGCTCGCAACGGCCGCGCTGTTCATTCCGTCAGGTTTTCTCGTCGTGTTTGCGCAGAATCACCTGTCCCGGCTCAAGCGCCATTCGCGTTTCGAGCACGGGATGCGCCTGCTGCGCGCGGCGACGACGGGCTTTCTCGTCGTCGCCGTCGTGAAGATCCTGCATCGCGAGCCGGCCGACCCGATCTACTGGCTGACGGGCGCGTTCGCGACGCTGTGCTTCACGCGCTTCAGGGTGCCCGTCTATGCCGTCTACGGCGCGGTCGCGGTTGCCTGCGGCGTGTGGCTGTGGGCCGCCGCGCGCTGA
- a CDS encoding LysR family transcriptional regulator, translated as MRHAPEALLAFAEAALLGSFTAAARKLGKRQSTVSEAIANLEIDLGVQLFDRSTRTPTLTDAGRALLPQVQRALEAGAAIDRTAARLAGGEEARLTLVVSDTYQSKRYEETLMALERRFPALELECQIAEHEDVLDLIQQGRAQLGLMAARAAYPADIGAATVAEESEIGLFVGRTHALAAYGDTEVPHAALRDVRELRLNTYVKTEGRGTDDRIVVGTQHWLAPSYLMLLEMAVLGFGWAELPRWMVDHFARDRLCELRARGWPRRVRVDAVWSRNRPLGPAGAWLLDAMLAA; from the coding sequence ATGCGCCACGCCCCCGAAGCCCTGCTCGCGTTCGCCGAAGCCGCGCTGCTCGGCTCGTTCACGGCCGCCGCACGCAAGCTCGGCAAACGCCAGTCGACCGTGTCGGAGGCGATCGCGAACCTCGAGATCGATCTCGGCGTGCAGTTGTTCGACCGCTCGACGCGCACGCCGACGCTGACCGACGCCGGGCGCGCGCTGCTGCCGCAGGTACAGCGCGCGCTCGAGGCGGGCGCGGCGATCGACCGCACGGCCGCGCGGCTCGCGGGCGGTGAAGAAGCGCGGCTGACGCTCGTCGTGTCCGATACGTACCAGTCGAAGCGCTACGAGGAAACGTTGATGGCGCTCGAGCGGCGCTTTCCGGCGCTCGAGCTCGAATGCCAGATCGCCGAACACGAGGACGTGCTCGACCTGATCCAGCAGGGCCGCGCGCAGCTCGGGCTGATGGCCGCGCGCGCGGCCTACCCGGCCGATATCGGCGCGGCGACGGTGGCGGAGGAATCGGAGATCGGGTTGTTCGTCGGGCGCACGCACGCGCTCGCCGCATACGGCGACACGGAAGTGCCGCACGCGGCGCTGCGCGACGTGCGCGAACTGCGCCTCAACACCTATGTGAAAACGGAAGGCCGCGGCACTGACGACCGGATCGTCGTCGGCACGCAGCACTGGCTGGCGCCGAGCTACCTGATGCTGCTGGAGATGGCCGTGCTGGGGTTCGGCTGGGCCGAGCTGCCGCGCTGGATGGTCGACCACTTCGCGCGCGATCGCCTGTGCGAACTGCGCGCACGCGGCTGGCCGCGCCGCGTGCGGGTGGATGCCGTCTGGTCGCGCAACCGGCCGCTCGGCCCGGCCGGCGCGTGGCTGCTCGACGCGATGCTGGCCGCGTAG